The Salvia miltiorrhiza cultivar Shanhuang (shh) chromosome 2, IMPLAD_Smil_shh, whole genome shotgun sequence DNA window tgaagtcgaggtgggatgtaacgcctgtttccatcggcaggaatccacgaaccacgtgttgatccactgtccaaagacctcaaaggtatgggaagcaatctttcaatggctcggtGTTAGCATGGCGCAGCCATATGACGTGCCCTCGCACTTCcagttctttactagtttgagtggccggaaaagaaataagaagctcttgatggctctttggtgttgtactacttggcttatttggaaaatgcggaatgagagtagatttgagaacaaaagatgggagagtgcaaacttgtttggagaaatcaaagctagagtgtggagttggggtagaatttttggttttgttaatgatggagttgggtttcataggtggatgtcgaatgatgaatccccgatgattttgtaatcttcttggtactactggtgccttatcgttctataatatttactttccttatcaaaaaaaaaaattaaatttcgattgtgaattcgattgggtATGAAATGCGCGGATTTTTTAaagagtaattttaaatttttatatgtaagggtaaaatgatAAGCAtgactaattttttaaatttttatcttagtggacaatttttaaatttactattctgGTTATTTTCAAAATCTACTTAAAAAAAACGCTAAATGataaaagccaaaaaaaatgcATCAATCGCCGAGGTGGGTTTCAAACCCAATAATATATCATTGGGTTGAAAGTGGGAAGCCCTTATCCACTGGAAGCGTCTTTGCTGAACAGTGTTCACGTGAACACTGTTATTAGGATCATGACACGTGTCCCCTTATGCGAAACCACTAAgcttttatttttagaaactcAGACCGGTTTTTCATGTAAAAATACCGTCGGTTCTTATCTATCCTGTATGTGGTTTGACTCTCATAATTCAAAATTGTTTTAACCTTTTTTTATACATGTCTCGAAATTTTTGCTGCCTCCGTTTTTAACTTTCTCAAAATGTGTAATTGGTATTAGTTCTAGTTTTGAAAGCATTCTTTCTGTAATACTATGTTCATATTgagttctatatatatatatagaacaatttttaaaataatatttttggtgCTAAAATTATGTCTCGTCTCATTTATTCCATTATCTTTATTCTATTTTAAGTCTATTAAAaagataataaatttaattcataaaaagtAATATGCATTTTAATTATACCACTACGTCAACATCTAATTTTGACAATTTTATATTATCAACTTATTCTATTTAAGTATTTATCTGCTTTCAAGGGACCCACGAACTGCACTCGGTCTTACGCAAGACTGACCCAATTCCAAATCTTTCGACCTATAATAGGGTTCCCATTTTTTCTGAAATATGGATGAAAGCAAATCAATAAGGGGAAAGAAAATAACTATAGAACGTAAAAATGTAAGGAACTTGCGAATTGGCAATATAACTGGGTATAGAAAAATTCATTAAGTAGCAAGCCGTTCAAGGAACTTTGCAGCTGCAGCAATGCCACTAGATATTGCACCTTCAACACTCGGCCTCACACAGAAGTCGCCGCAAATTGCTAACTTCCGCTTTTCTACCCACAAGCATTTCTCCTCTCTAGCAATACTGACAGCTGGGAAGGCACTCCCCCTGAAGACATTCACattgcaaaataaataattctCAACTACACCAAAAGTTTTGCCTGTGCCAGAGATTGTGTAGGCATTTAGCAATGCTCACAGCTGGGAAGGCACTCCCCCTAAATGGCTATATCACAATAACGAAGGCATAGAAGTTATGAATATAAAAGCATCATTCCAATCTTAATATCTAGAGTAGAAAGTAGCACTGGCTAGCCTATACCTGAGAATGGAACAAGTATTCAACCTTATATCTCAACTTCTAATCACCCCTAGTCTACCGGTCCACGATCCATTTGGGCAAGTCATTCATAGAGAAGACGTATATAGGCTAAATATTTGTTTTCCTTTAGCTTCATTTGTATTGGGAACAAGCATGTAAACATTGAATCTCTTGTTTCCTAGAACCAAAAAGTTGTTAGATAATTAAAGCATATGAATGATACGAACCATCTATGAGCTTTCTTGAAAAAAGGTTGTGGGATGTCAATGCCAGTTCTTAGGAATTCTTGAAATAGTTCCTCAGCGACTTTTGTCAATAATGCAGGGGAAGGCTTCTGGAATCCTGACTGAGAGATGACGAGCTCCGCATATTTGGCAGTAGAATGCAGCACCCAGCGCTCACTACACATAAAGGCAGCAAACTCATTTTACTTCAAGGGGGAAAGAGAAAAAACAAATAAGCAAAAAGGAATCTAAGTCTATTACAGGTCCTACTAACCTAGTAGTTGCACGTCCCGGCTTGCTGCTGTCACAATGAGCCCAGCTTAGAATTTCTGAGTTCTTGAAAGAAAAACCTCCCTTCATGGGTATCTATCCAAAAGATGAAGAAATTGTCAACAGTTGGTGATGTAGTATCTCTGCATTGACTCGGATTTTACTGTCACAATACTGGTAGTTTGGTAACAGCAGCAGGGCCATATTGAAGTATAGAAGAAGGAACTCAATTAGATACGGAACTTTGCAGCGTTCTTTCCTATATTACAGGGTGCGTGTACACACTTACAGAGGAAAGTGGCTCTGCAAATGCCAGCATAAGAGCAAAGCAAGGAAAAGCTGGAATTTCTTTAATCTGAAAGCCGACTTCTGAATCTGAATTCAGATCTACATAAAATAAGCAACTCGATTAATGGGAAGTATACCACATTGGCTGACATCCAATGTGGAGTTACAGGAATAACAGATACACATAAACtggttgatggaatggaataaCATATGCCAGACTTGACTAGTAATAATTAGTAGACAGAAGACAAGAATGAAGATATATATAACACATGTCAATTCACTCATTGAACTCCCTTTGAACAACTTCACAAGAGTGAGAATCATTGGttaatatatattgataaaataaaaaggaatcTGATAGATGCAAGGATATTTACTATAAATTAAAGAAGAAATTTTAATTCGAAATAACCAAGGAAGCTTCCAATTTTAAGCCATTTATTGACTCTAAAACTGCACATGCTAACCAAGATAACTACTTCCTGATATATACTAACAGACTCTTAATCCTAACAGCCCCATCAACAAAACTGTAACCATAAACAACTGAAACCAATAACTAATAAACGAATAAGCAACCACCCCATCTCACACCCTCTACTACTGCCCACTCCCCCACCTTTGCTCCTTACCTAACAACTCTATTTTGCCGATTGTTATCAGAATGCATTGGCTAATGCAATAATAGATTAAAGATTATGAATAACCAACACATTCTAGTATTTACATCTGATAAACAACAGCACAACCAGATATGTAAACTGAACACAGTACAGATCACTGTATAAGTCTGTCCGAAGTTTCAATTATACCAATAGGTGGCTGTTTTCCAGTGACATCTGTAAACCTAGACAAAAAAGTGTTCTTGTCTGTAGCTACCACTCCCATAAAATGGCCAACATCTTGTCCATCCATGTTCGTCAAGGACCATGTGTTATGATCCATCAACCAATCCGACCTTCCAATACCGTGTCCAAACCTGGTTTCCACCCCTAATTGAATAGAAAATAGAGGAAGATTAATAAACAGTTGAAGCGGAGTGCACAACGAACAGAATTAATGAACTTAAATTCTATACCGGGCTCTTGGCATAATGCTTTGCAGACAGAGTTCATTCCAGGTACGCCAACATATCTCATGTTCACTTCCTGAATCAATCTAAGCATCAGGAAGGAAGGCATTCTCTTGGAATTTAGAAAAGTCATCAGTGCATGAATGCAGCTCATCCAGATTGTGAGACATATAACACAAATACCCAAGGTGAAAAGCAAAATGCATCAATACctagaacacacacacacacaataacTGTTGGGGCTTGCTTATTTTTGCATTATTATTATGTACTTATTTGGAATTGCCATAGCAGATTACCAGTATGCAAAGTATTGAAGGTTTTCTTACTGACTAGCCTTAAAAGAGTTTGCAGACTTGTTTACTAAATAGATGCACAAGAGAGAATAAATAGCACCTCTACAGAGAACCTAATTACAATAAACATAATTGTGACACTTTCCACACATCCTGATAAGCAAAGCAGCAGAACAAGTTTTCTATAATCCTACTAAGACgaccttcaaaaaaaaatctactaAGATGTTTATATCAGTCGTGTAAATTTGCCAATATCCAACAGAAGATCTAATTTCTAACAATGAAACAAGCCAAAAATGTGAATAAACACATACTATTTTTTTCTCAAGAACTCAAGCATGATCGTGCATTATAGAAACCAAAAGAGAGACGTAACATACGGATAAGTGTGTGCTTGATTATCTTAGTACCGAAAATCTGAGCTAACCTCATCAACGTTGACAAAACTTTTGGAACTATAATCAAAAGAGCCGAATTTCTCTTTCCACTGAGCCACTAGACCTCTTGATTCCCAGCTATTAACTAGACTTTGCAGTTCCAAATTGTTGGCGTTCAAAGTAAAGTACGGCGCACCATGGTCGAACAATAGCTCTCTCCCGTCCTCACAATGTTCTCTAACAATCCAACCCCAAATAATTAtgaataaatacataaaaatattctTCTGCAGCACAACAAACTTAAGGAGAGTAGagaccaaaaaaaattaaaaaaaacctTCGCTGCGACATGCGGCCGCCGGGACCTCTAGCTGACTCAAAAATGGTGACTGAAATACCGTTCTTAGCCAGAATCGACGCGCAAACTGCTCCTGAAACTGAGAAATTGCGATGCATCAAGTGCGTGATCGCCGGTCAATTGGTTTGATATTAGTTAACTTAAACAAAATTGACTATGAGAAGAAGGGTGATGCTGCTCACTGCCGCTGCCGATGACGGCGACCTTGGATGCCATGTTGGTGTCGGCGATTACTCCTTTTTGAGATCAAATTCAAATAATGCCAAACACTATTGATGAATGGCAATCGCTTAAATGCAAAGGCTACACTTTGAGTTCTCGATTCCATGATCGAATCCATGGGTGTTTGTTACGTGGAGTGATTGGAGCCCCTTATTGTGTCAAACCTTCAAACTAACGTTAAGAGCAAATGGGCACATGATTTCAATCGTTTTAAATACCCACCAACTTGAGATTAACGGGTAcctccaaaaaagaaaaaaaaaaaaaaaaaaaaaaactgaactTGAGATTGACAGGATCCTGTACACCCATGTGTACAGTTcaattatcctaattcattttttgttagcccacgtttggttgggtgtttttagaggttggaaagggaatcaaataattgaatccattaattgttgtttggtttgggtaatgagataatcattacccttacttaagggtaacccaatcacccaatttgttacccctcaaaatagaggggaaacaaaagaaagggattcccttactaatgattcatttccattgttaaaccaaacactcaataaaaataatggttattgttatcattccactcctttatttgattctattccctttccattcctctacttgaaccaaacgagcacttaaaATGAAATAGTAacacgaaatgacactaacacaaACTTGTaatcagggacggagccaggaattaagttcggggggACTGAAATTgtagaattttttttgggcattctgtatatttaaggtattttttaattaaaatacgagcataatactaataataacgaacaatattttcatagattatatggtttcaatatatcacaaaactttttttggacattccgtatatttaagacattttttattaaaaggcaagcataataataataataacaaacaacatgttcatagattatatattttctatatattataaattagtttcaatacattataattttttttagcatttcatacatattaggcattttttattaaaagacaagtataatagtaataataacaaacaatatttcatagattatatagttttaaataacagaattatccttaaattaagtatatatatgagagaatataataaccaaatactcttttataaaacaaaattattttataatagatataaacatatatctatatatatttaaaaattatattaaaaaaaaactcaaaatttgggagggggctctagcccccctggctccATCCCTGCTTGTAATGATACTagcactattttgttttacaaatgacactattcgaaaataacactaacactatatgtaaatgacactaacacttgacattcggATATGATAGTCTAATTGAATTAGATCTGGGTCAGAATTCGGGTCGAGTACGACCCAGATGTATCGGAGattttttgatttaattataaaataaattttcgaTTTTGTTCCATTGTATCAACGTTCTAAACAAAATATCACATTTTGACATTATACAAAATTCACCATATcaaagtttaattatttatgcatCAAAAACAAATTTGACACctaaatattgaatattaaCATGAAACGCCAAAGATTCATGCAAGCAACTTCTGTGacatttttcatttaaagaAAAATTACACATCTTCGTTCCGTAAGAATGTATcacattttctatttttgttggTCTCATAAGaatgtatcacttttattttagAACATGaccccacttttttttttaactataaCCATTCATTTTTACATAACCCCACAATCACttcaaccacaaccactcatttctacTCAACACATTAACTATcaacttttt harbors:
- the LOC131011419 gene encoding uncharacterized protein LOC131011419 isoform X1, which translates into the protein MASKVAVIGSGISGAVCASILAKNGISVTIFESARGPGGRMSQRREHCEDGRELLFDHGAPYFTLNANNLELQSLVNSWESRGLVAQWKEKFGSFDYSSKSFVNVDEEVNMRYVGVPGMNSVCKALCQEPGVETRFGHGIGRSDWLMDHNTWSLTNMDGQDVGHFMGVVATDKNTFLSRFTDVTGKQPPIDLNSDSEVGFQIKEIPAFPCFALMLAFAEPLSSIPMKGGFSFKNSEILSWAHCDSSKPGRATTSERWVLHSTAKYAELVISQSGFQKPSPALLTKVAEELFQEFLRTGIDIPQPFFKKAHRWGSAFPAVSIAREEKCLWVEKRKLAICGDFCVRPSVEGAISSGIAAAAKFLERLAT
- the LOC131011419 gene encoding uncharacterized protein LOC131011419 isoform X4, with the translated sequence MASKVAVIGSGISGAVCASILAKNGISVTIFESARGPGGRMSQRREHCEDGRELLFDHGAPYFTLNANNLELQSLVNSWESRGLVAQWKEKFGSFDYSSKSFVNVDEEVNMRYVGVPGMNSVCKALCQEPGVETRFGHGIGRSDWLMDHNTWSLTNMDGQDVGHFMGVVATDKNTFLSRFTDVTGKQPPIDSEVGFQIKEIPAFPCFALMLAFAEPLSSIPMKGGFSFKNSEILSWAHCDSSKPGRATTSERWVLHSTAKYAELVISQSGFQKPSPALLTKVAEELFQEFLRTGIDIPQPFFKKAHRWGSAFPAVSIAKCLHNLWHRQNFWCS
- the LOC131011419 gene encoding uncharacterized protein LOC131011419 isoform X3 encodes the protein MASKVAVIGSGISGAVCASILAKNGISVTIFESARGPGGRMSQRREHCEDGRELLFDHGAPYFTLNANNLELQSLVNSWESRGLVAQWKEKFGSFDYSSKSFVNVDEEVNMRYVGVPGMNSVCKALCQEPGVETRFGHGIGRSDWLMDHNTWSLTNMDGQDVGHFMGVVATDKNTFLSRFTDVTGKQPPIDLNSDSEVGFQIKEIPAFPCFALMLAFAEPLSSIPMKGGFSFKNSEILSWAHCDSSKPGRATTSERWVLHSTAKYAELVISQSGFQKPSPALLTKVAEELFQEFLRTGIDIPQPFFKKAHRWGSAFPAVSIAKCLHNLWHRQNFWCS
- the LOC131011419 gene encoding uncharacterized protein LOC131011419 isoform X2 is translated as MASKVAVIGSGISGAVCASILAKNGISVTIFESARGPGGRMSQRREHCEDGRELLFDHGAPYFTLNANNLELQSLVNSWESRGLVAQWKEKFGSFDYSSKSFVNVDEEVNMRYVGVPGMNSVCKALCQEPGVETRFGHGIGRSDWLMDHNTWSLTNMDGQDVGHFMGVVATDKNTFLSRFTDVTGKQPPIDSEVGFQIKEIPAFPCFALMLAFAEPLSSIPMKGGFSFKNSEILSWAHCDSSKPGRATTSERWVLHSTAKYAELVISQSGFQKPSPALLTKVAEELFQEFLRTGIDIPQPFFKKAHRWGSAFPAVSIAREEKCLWVEKRKLAICGDFCVRPSVEGAISSGIAAAAKFLERLAT